The Triticum aestivum cultivar Chinese Spring chromosome 3A, IWGSC CS RefSeq v2.1, whole genome shotgun sequence genome includes a region encoding these proteins:
- the LOC123059041 gene encoding splicing factor, arginine/serine-rich 19-like: MSYRICHPTYARRVACTRLPPVHYPVTSPHPRPSPSAIQNSNRSRQTQLHRADEPRPPHPRAWIPRFLHDSTMNLGAESFTDLLFRFCSQPAATEGVPDLGLLEEEEEEEEEEEEEEERIHPNFQNHSPSSSQDGEKSGATDSGTPEDQEAMPDFSNVPDIDDAEETQPESHPISVPWTQRVRLGKIPDNRATLSGRKSALEKAMRNYIDKKSEFVVKPEIGQEFDSLAEAYDFYNLYSCYDAFGMPIIGRTKRAEWSKARFHAKGVCDSAHITFFLDSPFLFLGRRSRLQPP; the protein is encoded by the exons ATGTCCTATCGTATCTGCCATCCTACCTACGCTAGACGTGTAGCATGTACTCGCCTACCCCCCGTCCACTACCCCGTGACCAGCCCCCACCCCCGACCATCCCCATCCGCGATTCAAAATTCGAATCGAAGCAGGCAGACGCAGCTGCATCGAGCGGACGAACCACGGCCTCCCCATCCACGCGCCTGGATCCCTAGGTTTCTTCACGATTCAACGATGAATCTCGGTGCAGAGTCATTCACGGATCTCCTCTTCAG ATTTTGTTCCCAGCCGGCCGCAACAGAGGGCGTCCCAGATCTGGGAttgctagaggaggaggaggaggaggaggaggaggaggaggaggaggaggagcgcatcCATCCTAATTTCCAGAATCATTCTCCTTCTTCAAGCCAAGATGGAGAGAAATCTGGTGCCACAGATTCAGGAACTCCTGAAGATCAGGAGGCTATGCCAGATTTCTCTAACGTCCCAGATATTGACGATGCAGAAGAGACCCAGCCTGAATCGCATCCGATTTCAGTTCCGTGGACTCAAAG GGTCCGGCTTGGCAAGATTCCTGACAACCGTGCCACATTATCGGGAAGGAAAAGTGCTTTGGAAAAGGCCATGAGAAATTACATTGATAAGAAGTCAGAGTTCGTCGTCAAGCCAGAGATCGGCCAGGAATTTGATTCTCTGGCCGAAGCTTACGACTTCTACAACCTATACTCGTGCTACGATGCATTTGGGATGCCTATAATTGGCCGGACGAAACGGGCCGAGTGGAGCAAAGCTCGGTTTCACGCTAAAGGCGTGTGCGATTCCGCTCACATTACTTTTTTCCTCGACTCCCCCTTCCTTTTCCTCGGACGCAGGTCGCGATTACAGCCGCCATAG